The genomic segment CTTCATATCTATTGATAATACCTTTTGGTTATTAATGGTTGATTAGGTTCATCAACCTCAACAATAGTGATAGTGAATTTGTATGTAAAGGCATTGGAAATAGTTATCAAACTAAAGAGTAGTGATAGATTTGCTATTGTTATAAGCCTTATCATTATGAATCAGTATGatgagtggttttttttttatagtaattagGTTGTACTTGGTTAGTGAAAGAAATACATTATGTTTTTATAAGGATTTTATGTTGTGCATGTAGGGAAAAGGAATTTGCATGTTATGGTTCACATGGGTTTGGTGTCCCGATCCTTCCTTGTATGTTTATATCAGCACGCATATTCTCACAAGAAATACTTTGTTTGGTTTTGGAGCGATACAAGAGATTATAGAGAATCTAAGCTTTTagtatgaatttttttgtaattggatTATATAGAAGGTCTAGTAGATACATTTATGAATTAAATAGATTAGTCTAAGTCCAATAAGAAGTCCAAACTCATCAAACAATCATTCTGATGAAAATAGAcataacttttgttttgtttcctagATAAAGGGGACATGTCTCTATATACTTTCTATTTTAGAATTAAAGaaattcactctaaaattatcctataaataaatttatttcatgtctttttcttttcaaacaaacaagttttaatttatcctcattgtctccatctttttttttttcacaagacAGTAACAAAACCTTTTCTTACGGATCATGTACATGTACACCACTTGTGACTAACTATTGAAGTTGTCACAAGTGGATTTGGATTGTGGATCCCTTTCAAAGTCGAATTTGGTCTTGATTGTGACATATATTGTTTACAATTGGCTTAAGAACTCCCTTTAAAGTTGCTCTTAGCATTTTTATGACCTTGGAAAGTTAGGCTTTTTTGCTTGGATTTTAGCATTGATGTTGTTGTGTAGAAGAATTGGCAATgaaaaccttgagaataaaggtGTCTTTTAGTTGAATGAAAGAGGTGATGAGTTTTTATAAGGGAATTTGGGTTGTGTATGTAAAGAACATGGAGGTGATGAGTTTTTGACCGCAAGTTctgattaaacaaaaaacaaattcttttaCAATTGGATTAGCTTAGTTAAGAAATTTAATGAAGAATAGTGTTTAATTATATCGATTTGATAAATAATCAGGTGATCAATTATTGACTAATCAATTGATTAAGTTTCTTCtttcctattaaaaaaaaatatagttgagaACTGAATTATAAGTGGATAAAAGTAGTAGCCtcacaaaatcaaatgaaatgtgaatattcaaatatttcaaaccttaaaaaatatatatctaataaaataagaatgttTAAATATTTCTAACCTTAAAAATGTATCTATCCTAAGTTGCAGCATACACAAGAAGAATAGGTAAGGATCGATAAATAAagcaaagaaataaatataaaaaaaaaattgaagaaataattaaattgcatATATGGAGTTGACTACTTTTTCTAGAGGGGCTATTTATACATATAGAATGTTTAAATTATATCTAAATAAGTAATTCGAATCATATACAAGTAATCTAAATCATACAAGAAGGTATAATGAATACCAATACAAACtaaatttcttatatattgataattatatGAATTCTAACTAAGCTAAACTAGTTTAATTTATCAAGGATTTTTATAAACCTTCTAGTCATTCACGCAAATTTTACTTTATCAAGGATTTGCATATATGGTTGATTGCTTCTTTTTGTGTTGATAtgtgaatatattttattttttttaaatgagttgGCTTGATTCTTAGGGGTTATAATTGGGTTCTTTGCACGCCCGAAGAAATACGAGAGAATTCAGTAAATTCAGAGTCCTTgtgataattaataaaattagaagtcCAAGCAAATGATATGTAGAGATGACATGTTGCTACTGTATATCATCAAGCCAAGCTGCTGCATTGCTTTTTTATTGCATGCGTACATTTTACATGAGCTGATAAACTCAAAAGGTAGACGTACTTTTATTATGGCGCAAGTGCTTGCATAAACAGCCTGATCGACGTGCTAGACTTACTTTTATTGCCTAAGTGCTTGCATAACAGCCTGATGTGACTATGCATACCGCTCACAAGCCACTCTACGAGTGAGTGAACTTCGCTAACTAGCTGGCACATCATATGATCCTAAAACAGCATCTAGAACCAGATTGATTGGGATTGACAATCGGGCAAGCTGCACTGTCTTTGTATGTCGGTTGCCCTCCTCTGTACCTCCTGCGTCTCTTCCTGTTCAGGGCGGCGTTGGTGCTGTGTTTGCTCCTCGATCACAGACCGTAAAGCGTCGCACTGGCACTGCCTATCCACACGCCTTATTTGCTGGCAGCATTGCTGAACTTGCTCTTGATCACCCTGCCGATTGTGGATCCCTCGGAGTGCTAACCTTGGCCTTGATATTTGGGATACATATTGCTCACAACTGCTCAAGTCCTCCCTCCGAATCTGCTCTTGGCAGCCTCCAGATCGACTCCTGC from the Populus nigra chromosome 9, ddPopNigr1.1, whole genome shotgun sequence genome contains:
- the LOC133702792 gene encoding 2S seed storage albumin protein-like, whose translation is MARFSTIAVLASLLLALIANASSYRTTITTVEFDEQSSRSRSGGCQEQIRREDLSSCEQYVSQISRPRLALRGIHNRQGDQEQVQQCCQQIRRVDRQCQCDALRSVIEEQTQHQRRPEQEETQEVQRRATDIQRQCSLPDCQSQSIWF